In Cottoperca gobio chromosome 1, fCotGob3.1, whole genome shotgun sequence, a genomic segment contains:
- the LOC115015345 gene encoding neuronal pentraxin-1-like, which translates to MTGTMDRLSWKLFLLSCLVVVESSAQDFGQTQFICTSVPKDMDLCAATMQNSGPAEDLKTTVMQLRETVLQQKETIMNQKETIRELTSKLSRCESQSLPAAAGPGGRRPGSKNTMGDVSRGTTDTLAQLGQTLQTLKQRLENLEQYSRGNNTVQANSLKDLLQNKIDDMEKQVLSRVNTIEETKPAARNDTDQRNKVESTLTSLHHRIIDLEKGKDTRPTDKFQLTFPLRTNYMYAKAKRSLPEMYSFSVCLWIKSNASPGVGTPFSYAVPGQANELVLIEWGNNPMEILINDKVAKLPFLINDGKWHHLCITWTTRDGMWEAFQDGVMRGSGENLAPYHPIKPEGVLVLGQEQDTLGGGFDATQAYVGELANLNIWNRKLSIAEIYNLATCNSKAPAGNVFSWTESNIEIFGGATKWTFEPCRSLN; encoded by the exons ATGACTGGAACCATGGACCGATTGTCCTGGAAACTTTTTCTACTTTCTTGCCTGGTTGTTGTGGAGAGCTCCGCGCAAGACTTCGGACAGACGCAGTTTATTTGCACGTCGGTGCCCAAGGATATGGACTTGTGCGCGGCCACGATGCAGAACAGCGGGCCGGCAGAGGACCTGAAGACCACGGTCATGCAGCTGCGGGAGACCGTGCTACAGCAAAAGGAGACCATTATGAACCAAAAGGAGACAATCAGGGAACTAACGTCCAAGTTGAGCCGCTGCGAGAGCCAGAGCCTCCCGGCGGCGGCGGGACCCGGCGGCAGGCGGCCGGGGTCGAAGAACACGATGGGGGATGTATCCCGGGGCACCACGGACACTCTGGCCCAGCTGGGGCAGACTTTACAGACGCTCAAACAGAGACTGGAGAATCTAGAg CAGTACAGCCGAGGGAACAACACGGTGCAGGCGAACAGCCTGAAAGATCTGCTCCAGAACAAGATAGACGATATGGAGAAGCAGGTTCTGTCCCGGGTCAACACGATAGAGGAGACCAAACCGGCCGCCAGGAATGACACCGATCAGCGGAACAAAGTGGAGTCCACGCTCACCTCTCTGCACCATCGGATCATAGACCTGGAGAAAG GTAAAGACACCAGGCCTACAGATAAATTTCAGCTCACCTTCCCTCTGAGAACCAACTACATGTACGCCAAAGCCAAGAGGAGCCTCCCTGAGATGTACTCCTTCAGCGTGTGCCTGTGGATCAAGTCCAACGCCTCGCCTGGGGTGGGAACGCCCTTCTCCTACGCCGTCCCGGGTCAGGCCAACGAGCTAGTGCTGATCGAGTGGGGGAACAACCCCATGGAGATTCTCATCAATGACAAG GTTGCAAAGCTGCCGTTCCTCATCAACGACGGAAAGTGGCATCACCTCTGCATTACATGGACCACCCGGGACGGGATGTGGGAAGCTTTCCAGGACGGAGTGATGCGGGGCAGTGGAGAGAATCTGGCCCCATACCACCCAATCAAGCCAGAGGGAGTGCTGGTCCTGGGACAGGAGCAG GACACGTTGGGGGGAGGCTTTGATGCGACACAAGCTTACGTTGGTGAACTAGCAAACTTGAATATCTGGAATAGGAAACTTTCTATCGCCGAGATCTACAACTTGGCGACCTGCAACAGCAAAGCACCGGCTGGCAACGTCTTCTCCTGGACGGAGAGCAACATCGAAATATTTGGCGGAGCGACCAAATGGACCTTCGAACCTTGCCGTTCGCTCAACTGA